One segment of Victivallis lenta DNA contains the following:
- a CDS encoding type IV secretory system conjugative DNA transfer family protein, with protein MSILNQEILNLAGNVWSVRDACTGVICFGATGSGKSSGPLRSIALRYLQLGFGGIVFCAKPDECETWESYARETGRTSDLLKLSENTFAFLNYELERPAETGGGQIENVVNLFLEITKIGKDRRSGSTNDEYWQNAIKQFLRNTISFLVMAGEAVTLPNIKAVIDTAVRDKAVAEALKDYFEEFKGFCAVNKNKWYCRQQNQAGFDEALGLFETGYKKQRQNTQIEQPLIVAHQFACSLILKIIYHGKHSGPDYELGFNYFIIEFPQLDERTRSNTVSSFTVLADSMLRGEFLRCFGAPDSSFSLESLYREGRILIVDQDVKRFGLVGQITAAIIKLCFERMIERREDITRDEARPVFLWADEAQYFSLDNDQIFQTTARSSRTLTVYATQNLSNFQDGYGKEKANSLLGNLGTKFFCKNGDFETNEWAAKSIGQEIVRRRSLNLGDSKSGGAKGEYSQSGSYSEGWSEQKDYMVDIVTFTTLQAGGPRGQCRVGYVFWQGGRILNNGEVFLIGTFDQKCRKVCGARFERRCPPIPQLGLKNAGESRRLYGCDYVILGLFVISSLIVLSGLWMIFAERDRFLLFIPELGVVSIATVCLWTAAFAFDLGLEILRILGEIIIAKYRGFRRLRQKRINQIPLLTLTWFYLAFSFALAILIQNAIYTGQGAIGYLLTWFAAAIAHYLFKNAGGKKVPVEKN; from the coding sequence ATGTCGATACTCAATCAGGAAATTCTGAATCTCGCCGGAAACGTCTGGAGTGTCAGGGACGCCTGCACCGGCGTGATCTGTTTCGGAGCGACCGGCAGCGGAAAATCTTCCGGCCCGCTCCGCAGCATTGCCTTGCGGTATCTGCAGCTGGGATTCGGCGGAATCGTCTTTTGCGCCAAGCCGGATGAGTGTGAAACCTGGGAAAGTTATGCCCGGGAGACCGGCCGCACTTCCGATCTGCTCAAGCTGAGTGAAAACACTTTTGCTTTTCTGAACTATGAACTCGAACGCCCGGCTGAAACCGGCGGCGGGCAGATCGAGAACGTAGTCAATCTTTTTCTCGAAATCACGAAAATCGGGAAGGACAGGCGCAGCGGCAGTACAAACGATGAGTACTGGCAGAACGCCATCAAGCAGTTTCTGCGCAACACCATCTCTTTTCTGGTCATGGCCGGTGAAGCGGTCACGCTGCCCAACATCAAAGCCGTCATCGATACCGCCGTTCGGGACAAGGCTGTCGCGGAAGCACTGAAAGATTATTTTGAGGAGTTCAAAGGCTTCTGCGCCGTCAACAAAAATAAGTGGTATTGCCGGCAGCAGAATCAGGCCGGATTCGATGAAGCACTGGGACTATTTGAAACCGGATACAAAAAGCAGAGGCAAAATACGCAGATTGAACAGCCGCTGATCGTCGCGCATCAGTTCGCCTGTTCGCTGATCCTGAAAATCATCTACCATGGAAAACATTCCGGCCCCGATTACGAACTCGGCTTCAACTATTTCATCATAGAATTTCCGCAGCTCGACGAGCGGACGCGGAGCAATACCGTCAGTTCTTTCACGGTCCTTGCGGACTCCATGCTGCGCGGTGAATTTCTTCGATGTTTCGGGGCTCCCGATTCATCGTTTTCACTCGAAAGCCTTTACCGCGAAGGCAGAATCCTGATCGTCGATCAGGATGTAAAGCGTTTCGGCCTGGTGGGGCAGATTACCGCCGCAATCATCAAACTCTGCTTCGAGCGGATGATTGAACGACGGGAGGACATCACGCGCGACGAAGCCCGTCCCGTGTTTTTGTGGGCGGACGAAGCCCAGTATTTCTCCCTCGACAACGACCAGATATTTCAGACCACGGCGCGTTCCTCGCGGACATTGACCGTCTACGCCACGCAGAACCTCAGTAATTTTCAGGACGGTTACGGAAAGGAGAAAGCCAACTCTCTGCTGGGAAATCTCGGAACGAAATTCTTCTGTAAAAATGGAGATTTTGAAACGAACGAATGGGCCGCGAAAAGCATCGGTCAGGAGATTGTCAGGCGGCGCAGTCTGAATCTCGGAGACAGCAAATCGGGAGGCGCCAAAGGCGAATACAGCCAATCCGGCAGTTATTCCGAAGGCTGGTCCGAGCAGAAAGATTACATGGTCGATATCGTCACTTTCACCACCCTTCAGGCGGGAGGCCCCCGCGGCCAGTGCCGTGTCGGTTACGTGTTCTGGCAGGGAGGCAGGATTTTAAACAACGGCGAAGTGTTCCTGATCGGAACCTTTGATCAGAAGTGTCGGAAAGTATGCGGAGCAAGGTTTGAACGCCGTTGTCCGCCGATTCCGCAGCTCGGATTGAAAAATGCCGGGGAAAGCCGCCGGCTTTATGGATGCGATTATGTGATTCTCGGCCTTTTTGTTATATCATCACTGATTGTTCTGAGCGGATTATGGATGATCTTTGCCGAACGGGACCGGTTTCTGCTCTTCATCCCCGAACTTGGAGTCGTAAGCATCGCCACCGTGTGCCTGTGGACAGCCGCTTTCGCCTTTGACCTCGGACTGGAGATTCTGCGCATCCTCGGCGAAATCATCATCGCCAAATACCGCGGATTCCGCAGGCTCCGTCAGAAGCGGATCAATCAGATTCCGCTGCTCACTCTCACTTGGTTTTATCTTGCCTTCTCCTTCGCGCTGGCCATCCTGATTCAGAATGCCATCTACACCGGGCAAGGCGCCATCGGATACCTGCTGACATGGTTCGCCGCCGCCATCGCCCACTACCTCTTCAAAAACGCAGGCGGGAAAAAAGTCCCGGTGGAGAAAAATTAG
- a CDS encoding type II toxin-antitoxin system death-on-curing family toxin, with product MKSEPVFLTFAEIIEIHNYQIENFGGASGVRDMELLKSAIGMPSATFGGTFLHPTIYEMAAAYLFHLVENHPFVDGNKRVGAMAALVFLDMNGIDFEASDEEFTAMVLRVASGKMLKAEITLFLKKHSSEQK from the coding sequence GTGAAATCCGAGCCGGTTTTTCTCACATTCGCCGAAATCATTGAGATCCATAATTACCAGATTGAGAACTTCGGCGGAGCTTCCGGAGTGCGTGATATGGAACTTTTGAAATCCGCGATCGGTATGCCGTCTGCAACGTTCGGCGGAACGTTCCTGCATCCGACCATTTACGAGATGGCGGCGGCCTATCTCTTTCATCTTGTGGAAAATCATCCGTTTGTCGACGGCAACAAACGGGTCGGCGCCATGGCCGCACTGGTCTTTCTTGATATGAATGGAATCGATTTCGAGGCATCCGACGAAGAATTTACCGCGATGGTTCTGCGTGTCGCCAGTGGAAAGATGTTGAAAGCGGAGATTACGCTTTTTCTCAAAAAACACAGCTCCGAACAGAAGTGA
- a CDS encoding DUF1559 domain-containing protein encodes MLLPALNQARERARSISCTNNLKQWGLAFASYADENNGYMVPTLHSGDTPVSGKEKWQMNNYWPASLAKYLGLGDKSGKLAVAFEEQKELRLMICPSLQENWGYAMNSKYLSHVQPSQPAGGYLNKWAKIGRIGNASSVVSIADAEWYLNPEKTMKRSEWCAYLAAGGNGFVNWWPMSAFRHSGRANYSMIDGHVMSMSMHSGIVKEGGITSDECDRKWWGKRAGFEYD; translated from the coding sequence ATGCTGCTGCCCGCGCTGAACCAGGCGCGCGAGAGAGCCCGCAGCATCTCCTGCACGAACAACCTGAAGCAGTGGGGGCTGGCCTTCGCCTCGTATGCGGATGAAAACAACGGTTATATGGTTCCGACGCTGCACTCCGGCGACACCCCCGTCTCCGGCAAGGAGAAGTGGCAGATGAACAATTACTGGCCGGCCTCGCTCGCAAAATATCTGGGGCTCGGCGACAAGTCCGGCAAGCTTGCGGTCGCGTTCGAGGAGCAGAAGGAGCTCCGGCTCATGATCTGTCCGTCCCTGCAGGAGAACTGGGGCTATGCCATGAACTCCAAGTATCTCTCGCACGTCCAGCCTTCCCAGCCGGCCGGCGGTTATCTGAACAAGTGGGCGAAGATCGGCCGGATCGGGAATGCCTCGTCCGTCGTCAGCATCGCCGATGCGGAGTGGTATCTGAATCCGGAGAAGACCATGAAACGCTCCGAATGGTGCGCCTATCTCGCCGCCGGCGGCAACGGCTTCGTCAACTGGTGGCCGATGTCCGCCTTCCGGCACAGCGGCCGGGCGAATTACAGCATGATCGACGGCCACGTGATGTCGATGTCGATGCATTCCGGCATCGTCAAAGAAGGCGGCATCACCAGCGACGAGTGCGACCGGAAATGGTGGGGAAAACGGGCCGGATTCGAGTACGATTGA
- a CDS encoding helix-turn-helix transcriptional regulator — MIQPKTLDTLIQLATPLVACGALEQSELDELKVAVRQSKEDEGPKFPRLVRIQEAADYLGVSKKAIHDYIKDGKLKRIKFGHRSARITADSIAQFLQDSQK; from the coding sequence ATGATACAACCGAAAACCCTTGACACCCTGATCCAGCTTGCAACTCCGTTGGTCGCCTGCGGCGCCTTGGAGCAGAGCGAACTCGACGAGCTGAAAGTCGCAGTCCGGCAAAGCAAAGAAGACGAGGGGCCGAAATTCCCGCGGCTGGTCCGGATTCAGGAGGCAGCCGATTATCTGGGAGTGAGCAAGAAAGCTATCCACGACTATATCAAAGATGGGAAGCTGAAGCGCATCAAATTCGGCCATCGTTCAGCACGAATCACAGCTGACAGCATTGCCCAATTTTTACAGGACTCACAGAAGTAA
- a CDS encoding glycoside hydrolase domain-containing protein, whose protein sequence is MSYFHRILVCLAVAAGTAALSAGELVWRLGDTAGTTLAPAAGRTGLRFSAPPVLEKNVAHPELSGVRFSPELPGEAAADSSPETDLTDDFALEVTCRPDAVDHYRTILWKGDRSVKPERIAYYLSIHDGKLEFKFKDAAGEWCVFSTSEAVIAPGLWHRIAVQVKNGRPAFSVDGRLLPSGDGYAGRAPLKRLESNRDKLYIGRGRAGAMPAYGFCGVIGSVRLTAPAAKTVLRTSSGDRLRRLGIRDDFERESARLRRLEPLMKAGRISGDPARLAEEGAAIAALLAKGDFSAAAAAVSGWKRELDRFEAERRELEDQAAYAELFRDGSRGEAFALFTMPTGLTFRRDSGFYRLLTPAAPVELKAARGETESFQLLPGAGTEPLSVGLAFSGFAAADGTRLAESSVHWGEIRDITAERTDLGNSFSGPSSPEFTGSWPDLIIEENPAEIKVPAGSVTPVFFRVSVPRDAKPGRYEGTVVVSAPSGKMELPVSLLVRSFELPRRNSIPVVFSFFPDFYKEWYDRKTLTAAEREAINRFLADYRIPPNNIYANGLCPDLETIAEFDLGFATAGYFLYEEPLSAGALDELAETFRRRLKPVTDSGLQDRVYLYSFDEISLTEPGRREKRYEAARQIMRRFAKEFPYLKRLQTSEPVPELLDCFNVWCPQFPYFKGDNPMIGRVRDGGGEFWWYSADAPYKPYPNFFLGYPLTDLRVIMSMTWQKNVRGILYWCVNREWRTNLDIRDRWPADNRAWKPSIVNIFTGATVCRNGMGNLVYPGPEGKLYASLRLENLRDGIEDYEYYALLKRRTAELHRVRPDSPLIAEAEAALQVPADVAVDIDQYCHRPEPLMRRHDRLGDLIERIQTALAAQGR, encoded by the coding sequence ATGTCGTATTTCCATCGAATCCTGGTCTGTCTGGCGGTCGCCGCCGGGACCGCCGCACTCTCCGCCGGGGAACTGGTCTGGCGTCTCGGAGATACCGCCGGCACGACCCTGGCGCCGGCGGCGGGCAGGACCGGCTTGCGTTTCAGCGCGCCTCCGGTGCTGGAGAAGAACGTCGCGCACCCGGAGTTGTCCGGCGTGCGTTTCTCCCCGGAGCTGCCGGGCGAAGCCGCGGCGGATTCCTCCCCGGAGACCGACCTGACCGATGACTTCGCCCTGGAGGTGACCTGCCGCCCCGATGCGGTCGATCACTACCGGACGATTCTCTGGAAGGGGGACCGGAGCGTGAAACCGGAGCGGATCGCCTATTATCTGTCGATCCATGACGGGAAACTGGAATTCAAATTCAAGGATGCGGCCGGGGAGTGGTGCGTATTCTCCACGTCCGAAGCTGTGATCGCGCCCGGTCTCTGGCACCGTATCGCCGTTCAGGTGAAAAACGGACGTCCGGCATTCTCGGTTGACGGAAGGCTTTTGCCCTCCGGCGACGGTTACGCCGGGCGGGCTCCGCTCAAACGGCTCGAATCGAACCGGGACAAGCTCTATATCGGCCGCGGCCGGGCCGGAGCAATGCCCGCCTACGGTTTCTGCGGCGTGATCGGTTCAGTGCGGCTGACGGCTCCGGCGGCGAAAACGGTGCTCCGGACATCTTCCGGCGACCGGCTCCGGCGGCTCGGCATCCGTGACGATTTCGAACGGGAAAGTGCCCGCCTGCGGCGGTTGGAACCACTGATGAAGGCGGGCCGGATCAGCGGCGATCCGGCCCGCCTGGCCGAAGAGGGCGCGGCGATCGCCGCTCTGCTGGCGAAGGGCGACTTTTCCGCCGCGGCCGCCGCTGTCTCCGGCTGGAAGCGGGAACTGGACCGTTTCGAGGCGGAACGCCGGGAACTCGAGGATCAAGCCGCCTATGCGGAACTTTTCCGCGACGGTTCGCGCGGCGAAGCATTTGCGCTTTTCACCATGCCGACCGGACTGACGTTCCGCCGCGACTCCGGTTTTTACCGGCTGCTGACTCCGGCGGCGCCGGTGGAGCTGAAAGCCGCGCGCGGCGAAACCGAAAGCTTCCAACTGCTGCCGGGCGCCGGCACCGAACCGCTTTCCGTCGGATTGGCATTCAGCGGATTCGCCGCGGCTGACGGCACCCGGCTGGCGGAATCGTCGGTGCATTGGGGGGAGATCCGGGACATCACGGCCGAACGGACCGACCTGGGCAACAGTTTCTCCGGACCGTCTTCCCCGGAGTTCACCGGTTCATGGCCCGATCTGATCATAGAGGAGAACCCGGCGGAAATCAAGGTGCCGGCCGGCAGCGTGACCCCGGTATTTTTCCGGGTCAGCGTACCGCGCGATGCGAAACCCGGACGCTATGAGGGAACGGTCGTCGTTTCCGCTCCTTCCGGGAAAATGGAGCTGCCGGTTTCGCTTCTGGTACGTTCCTTCGAGCTGCCGCGCCGCAATTCGATTCCGGTGGTGTTCTCGTTCTTCCCCGATTTCTACAAGGAGTGGTACGATCGCAAAACGCTGACGGCGGCGGAACGGGAGGCAATCAACCGTTTTCTGGCCGATTACCGGATTCCGCCGAACAACATCTATGCGAACGGACTCTGCCCCGATCTGGAGACCATCGCCGAATTCGATCTCGGCTTTGCCACCGCCGGTTATTTCCTCTACGAAGAACCGTTGAGCGCCGGGGCTCTCGACGAACTGGCCGAAACCTTCCGGCGGCGGCTGAAACCGGTGACGGACAGCGGCCTGCAGGACCGTGTCTACCTCTACTCCTTCGATGAAATCAGCCTGACGGAACCCGGGAGGCGGGAGAAACGCTATGAAGCGGCACGGCAGATCATGCGGCGTTTTGCGAAGGAGTTCCCGTATCTGAAGCGGCTCCAGACCTCGGAGCCGGTTCCGGAGCTGCTGGACTGCTTCAATGTCTGGTGTCCGCAGTTTCCCTATTTCAAGGGCGATAATCCGATGATCGGGAGAGTGCGTGACGGCGGCGGGGAGTTCTGGTGGTACAGCGCCGATGCCCCGTACAAGCCGTACCCGAATTTCTTTCTCGGATATCCGCTGACCGACCTGCGGGTGATCATGAGCATGACCTGGCAGAAAAACGTACGCGGCATCCTCTACTGGTGCGTGAACCGTGAATGGCGGACCAATCTGGATATCCGCGACCGCTGGCCGGCCGACAACCGGGCCTGGAAACCGTCGATCGTCAACATCTTCACCGGCGCGACGGTCTGCCGCAACGGCATGGGCAACCTTGTCTATCCGGGGCCGGAAGGGAAACTCTACGCTTCGCTGCGGCTGGAAAATCTGCGTGACGGCATTGAGGATTACGAGTATTATGCGCTCCTGAAGCGGCGTACTGCCGAACTGCACCGCGTTCGGCCGGATTCCCCGCTGATTGCGGAGGCGGAAGCTGCCTTGCAGGTGCCGGCCGACGTCGCCGTCGATATCGACCAATACTGCCACCGCCCGGAACCGCTGATGCGCCGGCATGACCGCCTCGGCGACCTGATCGAACGAATTCAAACCGCGCTTGCGGCGCAGGGGAGGTGA
- a CDS encoding tyrosine-type recombinase/integrase, producing MAVSRKRSNGSGSIYKRGDNFYLQYMQKDGKRKNITLKNSQGNHIRERREAEEAARKFLQEQQQLKEIETREEYLAELKVVRKLKARLLITLDNAFDLAQAKPHSRETSNRVLVVSRGYWFDFVNFVKSNYQLRTLDEVERMHADAYIAYIRKYGRWNKTISYDPNTCPKRKVFKDYERGGLLSHTTLNRYHSVCKSVFSFLLPDLGGEENPFAHIPPLKLEPVKRKIFTEEELEIIFKNPPKLLAGPLFVGRYTGLRLGDVLALKWEYFEGITGYRGAIAPDFTGREISLIAQKTKTQVHIPVFPELNKVLQKQWKQTRRGEYVFPEMAELHLQKRYTKINNMIQNYLISCGITTRIEVEGRARKQTVKGFHSFRHTFSYEAEQKGVPASTIKRWLGHKRLAQTQHYQDHANKQASMEGLKLIMQNSLPATSEPISGYSLRKERLLHLIQNASETTLAILETLIDNLPDNLPEANQTQESSAGHLVNGMNISKNVS from the coding sequence ATGGCAGTATCCAGAAAACGTTCCAACGGCAGTGGTTCCATTTACAAACGAGGAGATAATTTCTATCTGCAATATATGCAGAAGGACGGAAAAAGAAAAAACATTACCTTGAAAAATTCTCAGGGCAATCACATCCGGGAACGCCGTGAAGCAGAAGAAGCCGCCAGGAAATTTCTTCAGGAACAGCAGCAGTTGAAAGAAATAGAAACCCGTGAAGAGTATCTGGCGGAACTGAAAGTTGTCCGAAAGTTGAAAGCTCGGCTTCTGATTACACTGGATAATGCCTTTGATTTGGCTCAGGCCAAGCCGCATTCCCGTGAAACCAGCAACAGAGTTCTTGTGGTTTCACGCGGTTACTGGTTCGACTTTGTGAATTTTGTGAAAAGTAATTATCAGTTGCGTACACTGGATGAAGTGGAACGGATGCACGCCGATGCCTATATCGCCTATATACGCAAATACGGTCGGTGGAACAAAACCATCTCCTATGATCCCAATACTTGTCCGAAACGCAAAGTTTTCAAAGACTATGAACGAGGCGGTCTCTTGAGCCACACAACGCTGAACCGCTATCATTCGGTCTGCAAAAGCGTGTTTTCATTCCTGTTGCCGGACCTCGGCGGCGAAGAAAATCCCTTTGCTCATATTCCGCCTTTGAAGCTCGAACCCGTCAAGCGGAAAATCTTTACCGAGGAAGAGTTGGAAATTATTTTCAAAAATCCCCCCAAACTTTTAGCCGGTCCACTTTTTGTTGGACGTTATACCGGTCTGCGGTTAGGAGATGTATTGGCATTGAAATGGGAGTATTTTGAAGGCATTACCGGATATCGCGGGGCAATTGCTCCGGATTTCACAGGACGCGAGATTTCTCTTATCGCTCAAAAGACCAAAACACAAGTCCATATTCCTGTTTTTCCGGAATTGAATAAAGTTTTGCAAAAGCAATGGAAACAGACTCGGCGTGGTGAATATGTCTTTCCGGAAATGGCGGAGCTGCATCTGCAAAAAAGGTATACCAAGATCAACAATATGATCCAGAATTATCTGATTTCCTGTGGAATCACAACCCGGATTGAGGTTGAAGGACGAGCCAGAAAACAGACAGTAAAAGGTTTCCATTCTTTTCGCCATACCTTCTCGTATGAAGCGGAACAAAAAGGTGTCCCGGCTTCGACGATTAAACGCTGGCTCGGCCATAAACGGCTCGCGCAGACCCAGCACTATCAGGATCATGCCAACAAGCAGGCCAGTATGGAAGGTTTGAAGCTGATTATGCAGAACTCACTCCCAGCTACCAGTGAACCGATTTCCGGTTATTCCCTGCGAAAAGAACGCCTGCTCCACCTGATTCAGAATGCTTCGGAAACGACTTTGGCGATTCTGGAAACTTTGATCGACAATTTGCCGGATAACCTGCCGGAGGCAAACCAAACTCAGGAATCATCAGCAGGCCATCTGGTCAATGGGATGAATATTTCAAAAAATGTGTCGTAA
- a CDS encoding prepilin-type N-terminal cleavage/methylation domain-containing protein: MKRYCFTLIEFLIVIAIIAILAAMLLPALNQARERARSTSCISNLKQTGTVFGCIWMITTGFC; the protein is encoded by the coding sequence ATGAAACGGTATTGTTTTACTCTGATTGAGTTTCTCATCGTTATTGCGATCATCGCGATTCTCGCCGCCATGCTGCTGCCGGCGCTGAACCAGGCACGCGAACGGGCGCGGTCGACCTCCTGCATCAGCAACCTCAAACAGACGGGAACCGTTTTCGGATGTATCTGGATGATTACAACGGGGTTCTGCTGA
- a CDS encoding AbrB/MazE/SpoVT family DNA-binding domain-containing protein — MIKNLTRHGNSAALVIEKPILDLLGATIDTAFEVVTDGQALVLTPVKDAVRAGKFHKSMDKIGKRYKKSFEELAK, encoded by the coding sequence ATGATCAAAAATCTGACCAGGCACGGTAACAGCGCGGCGCTTGTGATTGAAAAGCCGATTCTTGATTTGCTCGGGGCAACCATCGACACGGCATTTGAGGTCGTAACCGATGGTCAGGCGCTCGTTCTCACACCCGTGAAAGACGCGGTTCGGGCCGGTAAGTTTCACAAATCCATGGATAAGATCGGCAAACGCTATAAGAAGTCTTTCGAGGAGCTTGCGAAGTGA
- a CDS encoding sugar isomerase domain-containing protein produces the protein MELNDFGYLDAVVGNLEQVRTEQAENIAAAASLMADAIAEDRLIHVYGGGHTTLVMGEMFFRAGGLANIDPVMETGLSVFNQALKYLELERTGNYGAAIVKYYELQEDDLLIIFHNIGINAATIDAALEAKRAGAKIVAVSSSLWQKEMPPDHHIRHGSGKNLFELADVCIDDCNPVGDAVVTVPGFGTPIAPVSNVVDFVIAHWLEIECVRQCVERGLTPPVWRSANAPGGDEFNAANLKKYRPRIKNL, from the coding sequence ATGGAACTCAATGATTTCGGTTATCTCGACGCTGTCGTCGGGAATCTGGAACAGGTCAGGACGGAGCAGGCGGAGAATATCGCCGCGGCCGCTTCGCTGATGGCCGACGCGATTGCGGAAGACCGCCTGATCCACGTCTACGGCGGCGGCCACACGACGCTCGTGATGGGCGAGATGTTCTTCCGGGCCGGCGGTCTTGCGAACATCGACCCGGTTATGGAAACCGGGCTTTCGGTCTTCAACCAGGCGCTGAAGTATCTCGAACTTGAACGCACAGGGAATTACGGCGCGGCGATCGTGAAGTACTACGAGCTGCAGGAGGACGATCTGCTGATCATCTTCCACAACATCGGCATCAACGCCGCGACCATCGATGCGGCGCTAGAGGCGAAGCGGGCCGGGGCGAAGATCGTCGCCGTGTCGAGCTCACTGTGGCAGAAGGAGATGCCTCCGGATCACCATATCCGGCACGGTTCGGGGAAGAATCTCTTCGAACTGGCGGATGTCTGCATCGACGACTGCAATCCGGTCGGTGACGCCGTGGTGACGGTTCCGGGCTTCGGCACGCCGATCGCCCCGGTGTCGAACGTGGTGGACTTCGTCATCGCCCACTGGCTCGAAATCGAGTGCGTTCGGCAGTGCGTCGAACGCGGCCTGACGCCGCCGGTCTGGCGCAGCGCGAATGCGCCCGGCGGCGACGAGTTCAACGCCGCAAACCTGAAGAAATACCGCCCGAGAATCAAGAACCTGTGA
- a CDS encoding substrate-binding domain-containing protein, with amino-acid sequence MSAQKSQAIVRRIADEIRRGEHGDTGSAFMTVREICDEFGVSLVTAQRIVNQLKTAGLLSRSGKRLNIAARQFTPSGPRRAGVLVTNIDNPFFSRLLNAVELAGRRRDIEIISAGSNYDPDHEARQLEMLAGSGADGFLICPAHDSKSAPVLNALKLPFVLVGRRVAGVDADVVMVNDFEAGRMAAAHLFEQGCRDFIYLGISHFLDDMRGRGFSFELHERGIALGPERCVWVNLAGDDNTLPGRVRELCGGRRTGVFCYHDLLALRMLRAARLCGLEIPREVSIVGVDDLPAAAEAFPSLSSISYPIQQIAENALEMLLRRSERSFAGAGAVNYLDPSLVIRESSHEIPGGPAVSQGRRII; translated from the coding sequence ATGTCAGCACAGAAAAGTCAGGCGATCGTCAGGCGGATCGCCGATGAGATCCGCCGCGGGGAACACGGCGACACCGGCAGCGCCTTTATGACCGTGCGGGAAATCTGCGACGAGTTCGGCGTCTCGCTGGTCACCGCACAGCGCATCGTCAACCAGCTCAAGACGGCGGGGCTGCTGAGCCGTTCCGGCAAGCGGCTCAATATCGCCGCGCGACAGTTCACTCCGTCCGGACCCCGGCGCGCCGGGGTGCTGGTGACCAATATCGACAACCCGTTCTTCTCCCGGCTGCTGAATGCGGTCGAGCTGGCCGGGCGGCGGCGCGACATCGAGATCATTTCGGCCGGGAGCAACTACGATCCGGACCATGAAGCGCGCCAGCTCGAGATGCTTGCCGGCAGCGGAGCCGACGGCTTTCTGATCTGTCCCGCCCACGATTCGAAGTCCGCTCCGGTGCTGAACGCGCTGAAACTGCCGTTCGTCCTGGTCGGGCGCCGGGTGGCCGGCGTCGATGCCGATGTCGTCATGGTCAACGATTTCGAGGCGGGCCGCATGGCGGCGGCGCATCTTTTTGAACAGGGGTGCCGAGATTTCATCTACCTCGGCATCAGCCACTTCTTGGATGATATGCGCGGCCGCGGCTTCTCGTTCGAGCTGCACGAGCGCGGCATCGCCCTCGGACCGGAGCGCTGCGTCTGGGTCAATCTCGCCGGCGATGACAATACGCTGCCGGGCAGGGTGCGCGAACTCTGCGGCGGCCGGCGGACCGGCGTATTCTGCTATCACGACCTGCTCGCTTTGCGCATGCTGAGGGCGGCGCGGCTCTGCGGGCTTGAAATTCCGCGCGAGGTGTCGATCGTCGGCGTTGACGACCTGCCGGCAGCCGCCGAGGCGTTTCCGTCGCTCTCGAGTATCTCGTACCCGATTCAGCAGATTGCGGAAAACGCGCTCGAAATGCTGCTGCGCCGTTCGGAACGCAGCTTTGCCGGGGCAGGGGCGGTCAATTATCTGGACCCGTCCCTCGTCATTCGCGAAAGTTCCCACGAAATTCCCGGCGGACCTGCTGTGTCGCAGGGCCGCCGCATCATCTGA
- a CDS encoding tyrosine-type recombinase/integrase yields MNSKGNVPSAAKPVKDLGGLMRWRKYVKCHYSQKHYVFFILALDTGIAPGKLLKLTWEQIENQTIFDPVSGEQLEMTLLRLSELTKAGSKMLIRISDDDAREIKQLRAATANDVYLFQTETRRLSGIAQPWSQGYVTAFLKESAASSGLQEKVGFLTLQKTWGYQLAVRGNYALSEIQRILGQRSLAATRSYLNITDEDVQ; encoded by the coding sequence ATGAACAGCAAAGGCAATGTCCCGTCCGCCGCCAAACCGGTCAAAGACCTGGGTGGCTTAATGCGTTGGCGTAAATACGTCAAGTGCCATTATTCTCAAAAGCATTACGTGTTTTTCATACTTGCTTTGGACACCGGTATCGCTCCGGGCAAGCTTCTCAAACTGACCTGGGAACAAATTGAAAATCAAACGATATTTGACCCGGTTTCAGGAGAACAATTGGAAATGACTCTGCTTCGGCTTTCGGAATTGACGAAAGCCGGCAGCAAAATGTTAATCAGAATTTCCGACGATGATGCCCGAGAAATCAAGCAACTCCGTGCAGCAACGGCAAATGATGTCTACCTGTTCCAAACTGAAACTCGCAGGTTGTCAGGAATAGCTCAGCCTTGGTCGCAGGGCTATGTAACAGCTTTCCTCAAAGAATCTGCGGCTTCAAGCGGATTGCAGGAAAAAGTCGGTTTTCTGACTCTCCAGAAAACCTGGGGATACCAGTTGGCTGTCCGCGGCAACTATGCACTCAGCGAAATTCAGCGAATACTCGGCCAGCGGTCTTTGGCCGCAACGCGAAGTTACCTGAATATAACCGATGAAGATGTTCAGTAA